A region from the Vicia villosa cultivar HV-30 ecotype Madison, WI linkage group LG3, Vvil1.0, whole genome shotgun sequence genome encodes:
- the LOC131655678 gene encoding phosphoinositide phosphatase SAC2-like encodes MEKSNEKLQKSVGVVGGVHSKSCYMQKFRLYETRSRFYMTGRDKNKTFWRVLKIDRLEPSELNIVEDPTLYTETEYCDILRCIHEGNKSTGGLKFVTNCYGIIGFIKFLEPYYMLLITNRKKIGKICGHNVYAITKSEMVPIPHPSVRSKLAYSKDENRYKKLLCSMDLTKDFFYSYSYNIMLSLQKNLSGHNFTGQTLYETLFVWNEFLTRGIRNSLQNTSWTVALVYGFFKQVNLSIPGHEFNMIIIARRSRHYAGTRYLKRGVNERGRVANDVETEQIVFADASDGSPMQISSVVQIRGSIPLFWSQEASPLNIKPDIILSHKDAKFEATKLHFENLVKRYGNPIIILNLIKTHEKRPRETILRTEFVNAVKSINQNLKEDECLRFLHLDLHRQSRRKATNVLVQLGKVAASALQLTDIFYCPVTPNTRLEGLFPYSFSENNNVNETVAVQDRISKFNVDKETKVDNCDYNGDDENKDYTVKPKTLQSGVLRTNCIDCLDRTNIAQFAYGLVALGRQLQVLGFIKDPHIDLDKPLAKEVMKAYESMGDTLAFQYGGSAAHNKIFSERRGQWKAAAQSQELIRTLQRYYNNTCLDGAKQKAINIFLGHFQPQQGKPALWELDSDQHYNIGNHGTNLADGIVGRSVIRRSQSDYILGESDATIRNLHAPDCQHSSENLDKRSRLESTSDTFTWETSVCHCWQIYGGMVKDQYCESDQICYEEHEDARDSSNFLDVDWLSSSGNSCEGELLERSISISSDNIVNEQITDVSASESGPILKERQSEELNKTGKHTDSFEKWVTHGEVIWTSSSAN; translated from the exons ATGGAGAAATCAAACGAAAAGTTGCAGAAAAGTGTTGGTGTTGTAGGTGGAGTGCACTCCAAGTCTTGCTACATGCAAAAGTTTAGGCTCTACGAAACTCGCTCg AGATTCTACATGACTGGAAgagacaaaaacaaaacattttGGAGGGTTTTAAAGATTGATAGATTGGAGCCGTCCGAGTTAAATATTGTCGAGGATCCGACATTATACACAGAAACTGAGTATTGTGACATTTTGAGGTGTATACATGAAGGAAACAAGTCCACAGGCGGGCTTAAATTTGTAACAAATTGCTATGGAATCATCG GATTTATCAAATTTCTTGAGCCATACTACATGTTGCTTATAACAAATCGGAAGAAGATCGGCAAAATATGTGGACACAATGTATATGCAATCACAAAGAGCGAAATGGTTCCAATTCCACATCCAAGCGTGCGATCGAAATTGGCATATTCTAAGGATgagaacag ATACAAGAAGCTTCTATGCAGTATGGATCTTACAAAGGACTTCTTTTACAGCTACTCATACAACATTATGCTAAGTCTTCAAAAGAACTTATCTGGTCATAATTTTACGGGACAAACACTTTATGAAACACTGTTTGTTTGGAACGAGTTCTTAACTCGGGGAATCAGGAATAGTCTCCAGAATACTTCCTGGACTGTTGCCTTAGTCTATGGCTTTTTTAAACAG GTTAACCTTTCTATACCTGGCCATGAGTTCAACATGATTATCATTGCTAGACGCTCAAGGCACTATGCTGGTACCAG ATATTTGAAACGAGGAGTCAATGAAAGAGGAAGAGTAGCTAATGATGTTGAGACGGAGCAGATAGTTTTTGCAGATGCTAGTGATGGATCTCCAATGCAAATCAGTTCTGTAGTGCAAATACGGGGTTCAATCCCTCTCTTCTGGTCTCAGGAAGCCTCGCCATTGAATATAAAACCCGACATTATAT TATCACATAAGGACGCCAAGTTTGAAGCCACGAAACTTCATTTTGAGAATCTTGTTAAGAGATACGGAAATCCCATAATTATATTGAATTTGATTAAG ACTCATGAGAAGAGGCCCCGTGAAACTATTCTGCGAACCGAGTTCGTTAATGCTGTTAAGTCTATTAATCAAAATTTGAAGGAGGATGAGTGCCTGAGGTTTCTTCATTTGGATCTGCATCGGCAATCAAGACG CAAGGCCACCAATGTGCTGGTGCAACTGGGAAAAGTGGCCGCGAGTGCGTTGCAACTAACTGACATCTTTTACTGTCCAGTGACACCAAACACGAGGCTTGAGGGATTATTCCCATATTCCTTCTCTGA AAATAACAATGTCAATGAAACTGTTGCGGTACAAGATAGGATAAGCAAGTTTAACGTTGATAAGGAAACAAAAGTTGACAATTGTGATTACAATGGTGATGATGAGAACAAAGATTACACTGTCAAACCCAAAACACTTCAATCAGGCGTCTTGAGGACAAATTGCATAGATTGTTTAGACCGCACCAATATTGCGCAGTTTGCTTACGGACTAGTTGCACTTGGACGTCAGTTACAAGTGTTGGGATTTATTAAAGACCCGCATATTGATCTCGACAAACCTTTGGCAAAGGAAGTAATGAAAGCTTATGAGTCCATGGGAGACACATTAGCCTTTCAATATGGGGGTTCGGCAGCGCACAACAAG ATATTTTCTGAAAGAAGAGGTCAATGGAAGGCAGCTGCACAATCCCAAGAACTTATTCGAACCCTACAGCGTTATTACAACAATACGTGTTTGGATGGTGCTAAACAAAAAGCAATAAACAT ATTCTTAGGGCATTTTCAGCCACAACAAGGAAAACCAGCACTGTGGGAGCTTGATTCTGATCAGCATTACAATATTGGAAATCATGGCACAAATTTAGCAGATGGAATTGTAGG TAGGTCAGTTATTAGAAGATCACAATCAGACTACATTCTCGGTGAAAGTGACGCTACGATTAGGAACTTGCATGCTCCAGACTGTCAGCACTCATCTGAAAATCTTGATAAGCGATCACGTTTGGAGTCTACTTCAGACACATTCACTTGGGAAACTTCTGTTTGTCATTGCTG GCAAATTTATGGAGGAATGGTAAAGGACCAATATTGCGAAAGCGATCAAATTTGTTATGAGGAACATGAAGATGCACGTGACTCCTCCAATTTCCTTGATGTGGACtggctttcttcttctggaaATTCTTGTGAAGGGGAACTACTTGAAAG ATCAATCAGCATCTCCTCAGACAATATTGTGAATGAACAAATAACTGATGTTTCTGCAAGTGAATCTGGACCTATCTTGAAg GAGAGGCAAAGTGAAGAACTCAACAAAACTGGAAAACATACTGATAGCTTTGAAAAGTGGGTGACTCATGGTGAGGTGATATGGACCTCTAGTTCGGCTAATTAG
- the LOC131658014 gene encoding uncharacterized protein LOC131658014 encodes MAASSSTPNSASVASCAPTFKPTNSKDIGWKYNHLKDLNNRKRVTCDFCNLTSSGGISRAKRHQAGIQGNVVPCLKTPEDVKAILRADMFEKEKIKKGIQEIAVQIDADDTMDVEEISRIRTGKRLAEGETSSIAVKRTKGPLYLVYKKAKDTSINDACDKEARARTIQYVARFFYMCGVAFNVANARAFKLMLEAVGSYGPHLKPPSYHELRVPLFKNELEYTKGLLKNQEVQRNKYGCLIMSDGWTDRKGRTLINFLVNCPTGTMFVKSVDASDYAKTGDKLAELLDTFVEEMGEKNVVQLITDNGSNYVAAGKVLCDKRKHLFWTPCAAHCIDLMLEDIGKIPKVKKVIQKGIKFVGYIYNHTFALNLMRKTTGNVELVKQGVTRFATHFLCLQRMQELKGKLREMFLCEEWTSSKCAKDAKGKMAATTILNVSFWNDVLYTLKCMVPFVDVLRMVDNESKPAMGYIYAAMGVAKESIEKAFSLNSSKYKAVFEIIDKRWECQIHHPLHAAGHYLNPEYYYSKPEIETDARLVRGLRKCIERLSESEKVEDLISVQLAQYRGATGFFGIKAAMRQRSTLAPAKWWKSYGAETPHLQLLAIKIHSKKRNKLEHQRLQDLVFIKYNQALIERFEIRDKIDPMEFSEINFHTEWLVGEMEKVGDDGEELVDPNHDLTWTQVTDASGAN; translated from the exons ATGGCAGCATCTTCCTCAACACCAAATTCTGCGTCAGTCGCTTCGTGTGCTCCAACGTTCAAACCGACAAATAGCAAAGACATAGGATGGAAATATAATCATTTGAAGGATTTGAATAACCGGAAGAGAGTCACATGTGATTTCTGTAATTTAACAAGCAGTGGGGGAATAAGTAGGGCAAAAAGGCATCAAGCAGGAATTCAAGGTAACGTAGTTCCTTGTTTGAAAACACCCGAGGATGTTAAGGCTATATTACGTGCTGACATGTTTGAGAAAGAAAAAATTAAGAAAGGAATACAAGAAATTGCGGTGCAAATAGATGCCGATGATACCATGGATGTCGAGGAAATAAGTAGGATTCGAACCGGAAAGAGGCTTGCTGAGGGTGAGACCTCTTCAATAGCCGTCAAGAGGACTAAAGGGCCATTATATTTGGTGTATAAGAAGGCTAAGGACACAAGCATCAATGATGCTTGTGATAAAGAAGCGAGGGCAAGAACCATCCAGTATGTTGCTCGCTTTTTTTATATGTGTGGTGTTGCTTTTAATGTAGCAAATGCAAGAGCTTTTAAGTTGATGTTGGAAGCCGTTGGGAGCTATGGTCCCCATTTGAAGCCGCCAAGTTATCATGAACTTAGGGTTCCACTTTTTAAAAATGAGTTGGAATATACGAAAGGTTTGTTGAAGAACCAAGAGGTGCAAAGGAACAAATACGGTTGTTTAATCATGTCGGATGGTTGGACGGATAGAAAAGGTAGAACATTGATCAATTTCTTGGTCAATTGTCCGACGGGAactatgtttgtgaagagtgtggATGCTTCGGACTATGCAAAGACGGGGGATAAGCTAGCTGAGTTGTTGGACACATTTGttgaggaaatgggtgaaaaaaatGTTGTCCAATTGATCACCGATAATGGAAGTAACTATGTAGCGGCGGGTAAAGTATTGTGTGACAAGAGGAAACACTTGTTTTGGACTCCATGTGCTGCCCATTGTATTGACCTTATGTTAGAAGACATAGGCAAAATTCCAAAGGTGAAAAAGGTTATACAAAAAGGGATTAAGTTTGTGGGCTACATTTATAACCATACTTTTGCTTTGAATTTAATGAGAAAGACTACCGGCAATGTTGAATTGGTTAAACAAGGAGTGACAAGGTTTGCTACCCATTTCCTTTGTCTACAAAGGATGCAAGAACTAAAAGGAAAGCTTAGAGAGATGTTCCTTTGTGAAGAATGGACAAGTTCCAAGTGTGCCAAAGATGCTAAAGGAAAAATGGCAGCTACTACTATTCTTAATGTATCATTTTGGAATGATGTTCTCTACACTCTTAAGTGCATGGTGCCTTTTGTAGATGTGTTAAGAATGGTTGACAATGAAAGTAAACCCGCAATGGGATACATATATGCCGCAATGGGGGTAGCGAAGGAATCGATTGAAAAAGCTTTCAGTTTAAATTCAAGCAAGTACAAAGCCGTTTTTGAAATCATTGATAAAAGATGGGAGTGTCAAATTCATCATCCGCTACATGCTGCAGGTCACTATCTCAATCCTGAATATTATTATTCTAAACCAGAAATTGAGACCGATGCTAGATTGGTGAGAGGCCTCCGTAAGTGCATTGAGAGacttagtgaaagtgaaaaagtgGAGGATTTGATTTCAGTACAATTGGCACAATATCGGGGTGCTACAGGTTTCTTTGGTATAAAAGCGGCAATGAGACAAAGGTCGACATTAGCTCCAG CTAAGTGGTGGAAGTCTTATGGAGCCGAAACTCCGCATTTGCAATTGTTGGCTATTAAA ATTCATTccaagaagagaaataaattggaACATCAAAGATTGCAAGACTTGGTGTTTATCAAGTATAATCAAGCTTTGATAGAGAGGTTTGAAATTCGGGATAAAATTGATCCTATGGAATTTAGCGAAATTAATTTCCACACCGAATGGTTGGTGGGAGAGATGGAAAAGGTAGGAGATGATGGTGAAGAATTGGTTGATCCAAATCATGATTTAACTTGGACTCAAGTTACCGATGCAAGTGGGGCTAATTAG